From Bradyrhizobium sp. 4:
TGCAGAATTGATCTGGCGCGGTTCGCCCTCTTCAGGCACGAGCTCGATCGGGAAGAGGATGTTGTCGGAATACGCGCCGACGATACGCTCGATCTCGTAGGCTTCGAGATATTTCTTCGCATCATCCTTGAGGTGCAGGACGATCTCGGTGCCGCGCTGCACGCGGGTCGCATCCTCCTCGCTGGCACGCGCGATCTCGAAGCCCGACCCGCCTGTGGACGTCCAGGTCCAGACGTCGCTCTCGCCGGCGCGGCGGCTGACCACGACGATCTTGTCGGCGACCATGAAGGCGGAATAGAAGCCGACGCCGAACTGGCCAATCAGGCCGAGACCATCCTTGGCCTCCTTGAGCTTCGACACGAAGGCCTTGGTGCCCGAGCGGGCGATTGTGCCGAGGTGGTCGATCAGCTCCTGCCGCTCCATGCCGATGCCATTGTCAGCGATCGCAAGCGTTCCGGCCGTCTTGTTCGGAATGATCCGGATCTTGGGCGCGTCGCCCTCGCCCAGCAGCGCCGGACTGGCGATGGCCTCATAGCGCAGCTTGTCGCAGGCGTCCGATGCGTTGGAGACGAGCTCGCGCAGGAAGATATCGGTCTCGGAATAGACGGAGTGCACCATCAGGTGCAGAAGCTCGGAAACCTCGGCCTGGAAGGGCTGCGTATGCACAGCCGTGTCTGACGTCGTCATGCGTTTACCCGGTCAATCGAAAGGGAAAGAAACCCGGGATATAACGCGAGGGGGCAGGGGATCAAGTGAAGTCAGCAACCGCCCCCCGGGGCGGAGGCCGACGTGTCCGTGGCAAATGCCGATCAGGTCACACAGCGACCGGGCTGGAGCAGCTTTGCGACCTCGGTCAGGGAGCTGACCATCGGCTCGCAGGCGATGGTCGGCTTTTTGCGGCTCTGCTTCTGATCCGGGAGCAACACCGGCGGCTTGGCGTTACCGGTCTCGATCACCGCGGGGACCCGCAGCAGCACCGACGTGTCGGCGAGATCGTTCAGCCGCATCGACACGGTACGGGTTGGAACCTCCGCCTGCTTGATATCGGCCAACCGGTCGGCTTTGCTGGAGCGATTCACGTTGTGGCCCGGCTTGTCAGCGACTGCCTGCCAGCGGTCGGCCAGATCATGGCCGGAGGCCAGCTGCACGGCGCCCACCTGAACGGCGCCGAGCGTCGCGGCGAGCGCGACGGCGCCTAAAAATACCTTTTGGATCTGTGACATGGCTGTCGGTCCCTCGCCCCATGGCGATCGCGGGAACAACGCGAGGAGAGGACCGGGAGTTCTCAGTCGTTAAGATCACTTAACCGTGTGCAAAAAAGGCACGCCCTCGCGAAAAATTCCCACGAAAAATTTCGCAACCGCCTGGAACGACTTTCGCGGACGGGAGTCGTCTCAACAGCCGGCTATTCCCCCCTGCCCCATAAGCCGGCGACGTAGGGCGCGACTGTGGTGATGCCAGTCGCGCCTTACTTTTGTCTGGCGTTCAGTTCGCCTTCGCCGCGAGCCACTCCCGCCCCTCTCCATAGAGCTTCTCGACCTCAGGCCCCGTCAGGCCCGGCATGTCGCGCTTGACCTTGTAGCCGATCAGCTCCTGCATGTAGGCGAGGTGGCGGTAGCCTTCGGGCAGCGCGGCAAGGGCTTTCTGGTCGAGCTGAAGTGTCGCGGCGGGATCGACCGGGTCGATCCGGTCCTTCTCGTAGATCGGCTGGCGGCGGACGATGCCCCATTTTCCCTGCCGCTTCTCCAGGAAATCGTAGAAGCGCCCGGTGCAGACGACGTCGCAGGGCACGTCGTGCACCGGCGCGCGCTGCGAGATGGTCATCTTGGTCTGCGCGACGGCGCGCGCCCCCTCGAGATCGATACTGCAGCCGCCGAGGAAATGCAGGATGCGCACGCCCTTGGCGAACCCCTCCTGGCTGACCCGCATGAAATCCCGCGCCGGCCCCTGAAACCAAGTGGCGGACATCCAGCCTTCTTCGTGCCAGACCGTGGCAAAGCGCTCCCAATCGCCGGCGTCGCGCCACACCGCCCAGTTCTCGATGAGGTCGCGGATGGCGAGGCGGTCGAGGAGTTGCTGGTCCATGAACACGTCTCCGATGGCACCGCGGCTGCAACGCGGCCGCTGCAGGAGGTATGAGCGGCGAATTCGATGGCCGTCAAGCGTGGCAACCTGGTCAATAAAAATCCGGCGCACCTTGCGGCACGCCGGATCGAATTTCGTCGGGCGCTGGCGCCTTCGTTACGCCGCCGGTACCTTCGGCGCGCGGTTGCGGGAGTTGCGCTGGAAGAACAGCGCCTGGCTCGCCACCGCCGACACCATCGCCGGCTGGAACGGTTTCGAGATCAGGAACGCCGGCTCGGGGCGCTCTCCGGTAAGGAAGCGTTCCGGATACGCGGTGATGAACACCACCGGCACCTCGAAGGTGCGGAGCAGCTCGTTGACGGCGTCGAGGCCCGACGAGCCGTCGGCGAGCTGGATGTCGGCCAGGATCAAGCCGGGCCGCCTGTTCTTTGCCAAGGCGACCGCATCGGCGTGGGTACGGGCGACGCCGACGACATTGTGGCCGAGATTCTTCACCAGGCTTTCGAGGTCCATGGCGATGAAGGTCTCATCCTCGATGATCAGCACGTCGGTGGCGATCTCGGCGGCCATCTCACGGCCTGCGGCATCCGCGAGCCGGCGCGTCTCGCCGACGTCGGTGCCAAGAATGTAGCCGACCTCTTCCTCCGAAAATCCCTCGAGCGAGAGCAGCAGGAAGGCTTGCCGCGGCAACGGCGTGATGTTCGAGAGCCGCCGCTCCGGCGGCATCGGCAGGTTCGTCACCTCGGAATCGTCGTTGACGGAAACGGAATTCCAGATCTGGGTGAACAGCCGGAACAGGCCGGCGCGCGGCCCGTGGCTCTCGTCGAGCACCGACGGATCTCCCAGCATGGCTTCCAACATGGCTGCGACATAGGCGTCACCGGAGGACTGGCTGCCCGTCAGGGCGCGTGCGTACCGGCGCAACAACGGCAAGTGTTCAGCAACAAGCTGTGAACGGGACATCCCCACTCCATATCATCATCGGGCCGACCTTGACGTGCAGGCGTTAGGCGGGGGGCCCGGGTTCCCCTGCTGGGCTGATTACGCCTCAGCCTGAGAAAAGTTCCGCATGGGGGCGGAACTTTTTCTCGCAGCTCGCATTGAGCCTATCCAGGGAACGGCTCCCGGTTGAGAGAACTTCTCGATTTTACAGTCACTTAACTCGGGGAAACGTGGAACAGGTCATGAAAGATCTCAAGTCTCAAGCCAGCAAAAGCACGACCCCCGGCAAGGGAGGGCTCACTCCGGAGATACAGTCCCGGATCGGGCACCAGCTGCGCGCCATGTACGACGACGTGGTGCGGCAGGGGGTTCCGGACCGGTTCGCGGAACTGATCAAGAAACTTGATGCGCCGGGAGCGGCACCCCAAGTGGAAAATGGTGGCGGCTCTAACGACAACAATGGGAGGGATTGATGCCTCTCACGGACTCCCTGCGTAACGACATCCTGGCGGCCGTGCCCAGTCTGCGCGCGTTCGCCATCTCGCTCAGCGGCAATGCCGACCGCGCCGACGATCTGGTCCAGGAGACGCTGTTGCGCGCGCTCGCCAACATCGATTCGTTCCAGCCCGGCTCCAATCTGCCGGCGTGGCTGTTCACGATCCTGCGCAACCTGTTCCGCTCCGACTATCGCAAGCGGCGGCGGGAAGTCGAGGACGCCGAAGGCAACTATGCCAAGACGCTGAAGACGCAGCCCTCGCAGAACGCCCATCTCGAGTTCGAGGAATTCCGCACGGCGCTCGACAAGCTTCCGCAGGACCAGCGTGAAGCGCTGATCCTCGTCGGCGCCTCCGGCTTCTCCTACGAGGATGCGGCTTCGATCTGCGGCTGCGCGGTGGGCACAATCAAGAGCCGCGTCAACCGTGCGCGCTCCAAGCTCGCGGCGTTGCTCTATGTCGACGGCGCCGAGGATTTCGGGCCCGACGAGACCATTCGCGCCGTCATCGGCGGCAGCGGCGGCTGACCGCCGGCGTCAATCGGACCGAGACCGCGATGAAGGCGGCCGCTTCCGCGGCCGCCTTCGGATGTCTTAAGCGTGAAACTTGATGCGTGCCTGCGTCGTCTCGATCACTCGTCCACGAAGGTCACGGTCTCGGCCACGCTCGCACGCGACGTGCGGTAGCTGTTGACCTTGTGGGCGTGGTCCGCATAGCCGAACGAGATACCGCAGACGATGCGGCGGTCAGCAGGCAAATTGAAATGGCGGCGGATCAGGCCGGAGTGGCGCGCGAGCGCCGCCTGCGGAATCGTGCCGAGCCCGAGCGCCTGCGCGGCCAGCATGAAGTTCGAGACATAGGCGCCGCAATCGATCGCACCGTAGATACCGAGCGGCTCATCGGTATGGACGATGGCCACATGCGGCGCGCCGAAGAAATTGTAGTTCTCCAGCGCCTGCTTGGCATAGGCCATCTTGTCTCCGCGCGCGATGCCGAGCGTGTTGTAGAGCTGAAAACCGCTCTGGCGACGGCGATCGAGATAGGCGCCGAGATATTCGCGCGGCGGCGGGAAATCATAATCGTCCCCGAGACCGCCCGAAGCCTCCTTGTAGATCAGCTTGCGGAAACGCTCCTTGGCCTCGCCGCTGGCGATGACGACCTGCCAGGGCTGGCTGTTGCACCAGGACGCCGTGCGCTGCGCGGTTGTCAGCAAATGTTCGATCGTCGCGCGATCAACCTCCTTGGCCAGGAAGGCTCGTACCGAGTAGCGCTCGTTGAGTAGCTCTTCGAGTACGCCGATGCGGTCGTTTTGCTTTACTTGTGCGTCCATGGATCAACTCGCGCCTTCTCTTCGTAAGGTGGGCAAAGGCGCATAGCGCCGTGACCACCGACAGACTTACCTCGGCGCATCTGCGCATGGTGGGCACGCTTGGCTTTGCCCACCCTACAAGATACAGCGAAAGACTAGATCACCGTCCCTTGGTCGGGATCTTGTTGTACGGCACGTCCTTGTCGACGCGGATGTCGCCCGGCAGTCCCAGCACGCGCTCGGCGATGATGTTACGCAAAATCTCGTCAGTGCCGCCCGCGATGCGCATCGAGGGCGAGGACAGCAGCATCTGCTGAAACTGGCCCTGAACGGTTTCCTCGTCGCTGCCTGTGAGAACGCCGGCCGCGCCCTGGAGGTCCATGGCATAGGTTGCGATGTCCTGCAGCATCATGCCGGACACGAGCTTGCCGATCGAATTCTCCGGCCCCGGCCGTTCACCCTTGGACAGCGCCGAGATCGCCCGGTAGCTGGTGTATTTCAGCCCGCTCGACTTCACCGCCCAGCTCGCGAGTTTTGAGCGCACGGCGGGATCGTCGATGGCGAGACCATCCTCCAGCATCAGATTGGAGCAGAACTCGAACATCTCGGGGACGCCGGTCGCAAGCCGCGAGCCGATCGACATCCGCTCGTTCATCAACGTGGTCAGCGACACGCTCCAGCCCTCGCCGACGGCACCGAGGCGCTGGCTGTCGGGAATGACGACGTCGGTGAAATAGACCTCGTTGAACTCCTGCATGCCGTTGGCCTGCTTGATCGGACGCACCTCGACGCCGGGACTCTTCATGTCCAGGAAGAACATGGTGAGCCCCTTGTGCTTGGGCACATTGGGATCGGTGCGCGCGATCAAAAGACCGTAGTCGGAATAGTGCGCGCCAGAGGTCCATATCTTCTGGCCGTTGACGACCCAATTGTCGCCCTTCTTCTCCGCGCGCGTGCGCAAGCCCGCGACGTCGGAGCCCGCCGACGGCTCGGAGAACAGCTGGCACCAAATCTCCTCGCCCGCGGCCAGCTTCGGCAAATGGCGCCGCTTAGCGTCCTCGCTGCCAAAAGCCATCACGGTCGGGCCACACATGCCCTCGCCGATCTGGAACGGCTGCGTCAGCTTGCCATAGACGCCCTCCTCCTGCTGCCAGATCACCCGCTCGATCGGCGTCGCACCCCGGCCGCCATATTCCTTGGGCCAATGCAGGCAGGCCCAGTTGCCTTCGGCCTTCTTCTTCTGCCAGGCCTTGCCGACATCGACGATGTCGTGGTTGGCGAGCCGGATGCGGCCGAGCGAGGATTTTGACAGCTCGGCCAAAAACTCCTTCGGCGCGTTGGCCTCGACCCATTTGCGCGCGGTCTCGCGGAATGCGGCTTCCCGCGGGGTGTCGTCGAAATTCATGGCGGACCTCTTCGTTCTTGCTCTGTCTTAGTCCCTCATGGTGAGGAGGCGCGCAGCGCCGTCTCGAACCATGTGGCCTCAGTCGGGCCTGCATCCTTCGAGACGCCGCGTTCCGCGGCTCCTCAGGATGAGGATCATCAGTCTCTTCCTTTCGTCGGGATCTTGTTGAACGGCACGTCCTTGTCGACCCTGATGTCGCCGGGCAGGCCCAACACCCGCTCGGCGATGATGTTGCGCATGATCTCGTCGGTGCCGCCTTCGACACGGGTGCCCGGCGCGCGCAGCAGCATCGCCTGGAAGCGGCCGGCGAGTTCGGCATCCTCGCCGCTGACCACTCCGCCCGCGCCCTGCAGGTCCAGGGCATAAGTCGCGACATCCTGGATCATCGAGCCCGCCACCAGCTTGCCGATGGAATTTTCCGGTCCCGGGCGCTCGCCCTTCGACAGTGCGGAGATCGCGCGCATGCTGGTGTATTTCAGCCCGCTCGCCTTCACTGCCCAGTTCGCGAGCTTCGCGCGCACGGCACGATCGTCGATGGCGGGGCCATCGTCCAGCATCAGGCTGGAGCAATATTCGAACAGCTCGGGGAAGCCGGTCGAGACGGCCGCGCCGATCGCGCTGCGCTCGTTCATCAGCGTCGTCAGCGAGACGTTCCAGCCGTCACCAACCTCGCCGAGGCGCTGGTGATCGGGAATGCGGACGTTGGTGAAATAGACCTCGTTGAAGTCGGAAGCGCCGCTCGCCTGCTTGATCGGCCGCACCTCGACGCCCGGGCTCTTCATGTCCAGGAAGAACATGGTCAGGCCCTTGTGCTTGGGCACGGTCGGATCGGTGCGGGTGAGCAAAATTCCGTAGTCGGAATAGTGCGCGCCCGACGTCCATATCTTCTGGCCGTTGATCACCCA
This genomic window contains:
- a CDS encoding nuclear transport factor 2 family protein, which codes for MDQQLLDRLAIRDLIENWAVWRDAGDWERFATVWHEEGWMSATWFQGPARDFMRVSQEGFAKGVRILHFLGGCSIDLEGARAVAQTKMTISQRAPVHDVPCDVVCTGRFYDFLEKRQGKWGIVRRQPIYEKDRIDPVDPAATLQLDQKALAALPEGYRHLAYMQELIGYKVKRDMPGLTGPEVEKLYGEGREWLAAKAN
- a CDS encoding response regulator; the encoded protein is MSRSQLVAEHLPLLRRYARALTGSQSSGDAYVAAMLEAMLGDPSVLDESHGPRAGLFRLFTQIWNSVSVNDDSEVTNLPMPPERRLSNITPLPRQAFLLLSLEGFSEEEVGYILGTDVGETRRLADAAGREMAAEIATDVLIIEDETFIAMDLESLVKNLGHNVVGVARTHADAVALAKNRRPGLILADIQLADGSSGLDAVNELLRTFEVPVVFITAYPERFLTGERPEPAFLISKPFQPAMVSAVASQALFFQRNSRNRAPKVPAA
- a CDS encoding NepR family anti-sigma factor, whose product is MKDLKSQASKSTTPGKGGLTPEIQSRIGHQLRAMYDDVVRQGVPDRFAELIKKLDAPGAAPQVENGGGSNDNNGRD
- a CDS encoding sigma-70 family RNA polymerase sigma factor, which codes for MPLTDSLRNDILAAVPSLRAFAISLSGNADRADDLVQETLLRALANIDSFQPGSNLPAWLFTILRNLFRSDYRKRRREVEDAEGNYAKTLKTQPSQNAHLEFEEFRTALDKLPQDQREALILVGASGFSYEDAASICGCAVGTIKSRVNRARSKLAALLYVDGAEDFGPDETIRAVIGGSGG
- a CDS encoding nitroreductase, coding for MDAQVKQNDRIGVLEELLNERYSVRAFLAKEVDRATIEHLLTTAQRTASWCNSQPWQVVIASGEAKERFRKLIYKEASGGLGDDYDFPPPREYLGAYLDRRRQSGFQLYNTLGIARGDKMAYAKQALENYNFFGAPHVAIVHTDEPLGIYGAIDCGAYVSNFMLAAQALGLGTIPQAALARHSGLIRRHFNLPADRRIVCGISFGYADHAHKVNSYRTSRASVAETVTFVDE
- a CDS encoding acyl-CoA dehydrogenase, with product MNFDDTPREAAFRETARKWVEANAPKEFLAELSKSSLGRIRLANHDIVDVGKAWQKKKAEGNWACLHWPKEYGGRGATPIERVIWQQEEGVYGKLTQPFQIGEGMCGPTVMAFGSEDAKRRHLPKLAAGEEIWCQLFSEPSAGSDVAGLRTRAEKKGDNWVVNGQKIWTSGAHYSDYGLLIARTDPNVPKHKGLTMFFLDMKSPGVEVRPIKQANGMQEFNEVYFTDVVIPDSQRLGAVGEGWSVSLTTLMNERMSIGSRLATGVPEMFEFCSNLMLEDGLAIDDPAVRSKLASWAVKSSGLKYTSYRAISALSKGERPGPENSIGKLVSGMMLQDIATYAMDLQGAAGVLTGSDEETVQGQFQQMLLSSPSMRIAGGTDEILRNIIAERVLGLPGDIRVDKDVPYNKIPTKGR
- a CDS encoding acyl-CoA dehydrogenase, which gives rise to MNFDDTPQEAEFRATARAWIGANAPKQYEDELRKSSLGRTQLKNANILDVAKAWQKKKADAGWACLHWPKEYGGRGSSPIERVIWQQEEGPFGQLSRMFIIGHGMCGPTMMAFAREEHKRAYLPPLASGEKVWCQLFSEPAGGSDVAGLRTRAEKDGDDWVINGQKIWTSGAHYSDYGILLTRTDPTVPKHKGLTMFFLDMKSPGVEVRPIKQASGASDFNEVYFTNVRIPDHQRLGEVGDGWNVSLTTLMNERSAIGAAVSTGFPELFEYCSSLMLDDGPAIDDRAVRAKLANWAVKASGLKYTSMRAISALSKGERPGPENSIGKLVAGSMIQDVATYALDLQGAGGVVSGEDAELAGRFQAMLLRAPGTRVEGGTDEIMRNIIAERVLGLPGDIRVDKDVPFNKIPTKGRD